The nucleotide sequence GGGGGCGAACCACCCGATGGGCCCCCTGGCGCTCGCCGACCTCATCGGGCTGGACACCTGCCTGGAGGTCCTGAAGGTGCTGCAGGAGGGGTTAGGGGATCCCAAGTACCGCCCCTGCCCGCTGCTCAAGAAGCACGTGGAGGCCGGCTACCTGGGGAAGAAGACCGGGCGCGGCTTCTATTCCTATCCGAAGGGATAAGGGAGGCAGAGATGGAATACGCGAACCTCCTCGTTGCCGTATCCGACAAGATCGCGACGATCACCGTCAACCGTCCCAAGTCGCTGAACGCGCTGAACCCCGCCACGATGCGGGAGCTATCGGCCGCCTTCGAGGAGCTCGCCGCCCGGGAGGACGCAGGGGTCGTGCTGCTCACGGGCGCGGGGGAAAAGGCGTTCGTGGCGGGCGCCGATATCTCCGAGATGCGACACTTCACCCCTGTCCAGGCCCTGGAGTTCGCGCTTTTCGGGCAGGGGGTCCTCGAGCGCATCGAGCGGCTCCCGCAGCCGGTCATCGGCGTGATCAACGGCTATGCGCTGGGAGGAGGGTGCGAGCTCGCAATGGCGTGCGACCTCCTGATCGCGGCCGACACCGCGAAGTTCGGGCAGCCCGAGGTCGGTCTCGGCATCATCCCCGGGTACGGCGGCACGCAGCGGCTCCCCCGCCTCGTGGGGCGGAACCTCGCGAAGGAGCTCGTCCTGACGGGGGAAATGATCACCGCACAGCGGGCCTATGAAATCGGCCTGGTGAACCGGGTCGTCCGGCAGCCCGAACTGATGAACGCCGCCCGCGAGGCGGCCGCGAAGATCCTCTCCAAGGGACCGGTCGCCGTTCGCGCCGCGAAGATGGCAATGAACCGGGGCCTGGACCTCGACCTATCCAACGCGTGCGCGCTGGAGGCGAACGCCTTCGCCGTGGGCTTCTCCACCGCGGACAGCGCCGAGGGGATGACCGCCTTCCTTGCGAAGCGGAAAGCCGTCTTCACGGGCAAGTAGAGAAGAGAGCGCAACCAAATACCCACAGGGAGATCGCGAGATGGTGTTCGACTTGACGGAAGAGCAGCGGATGATCCAGGAGATGGCGCGGAACTTCGCGCAGAAGGAGGTCCTGCCCAAGGCCGCGGAGCTGGACGAGACGGGGCGCTATCCCGGGGAGCTCGTGCGGCAGATGGCGGAGCTCGGCCTGATGGGGGTCGCCGTTCCCGAGGAGTACGGCGGCTCCGGGATGGACAACATCTGCTACGCGATCGCGATGGAAGAGATCGCGCGGGCGTGCGCCTCCACGGCGGTCATCCTGTCGGTGAACAATTCGCTGGTCTGCGATCCGCTCCTGAAGTTCGGAACGGAGGAGCAGAAGACGAAGTACCTCGTGCCGCTGGCTTCCGGGAAAAAGCTCGGGTGTTTCGGGCTGACCGAGCCGGGGGCGGGTTCCGACGCAGGCTCCCAGAAGACCACTGCCGTCCGGAACAGCGACCACTACGTCGTCAACGGGACGAAGAATTTCATCACCAACGCCCCCGAGGCAGACACCTGCATCCTCTTCGCGATGACGGACAAGGAGAAGAAGCACAAGGGGATAACAGCCTTCATCCTTGACATGAAGTTATCAGGCGTATCTATTGGTAAACATGAAAAGAAAATGGGGATAAAAGCTTCTCCTACCGCTTCCGTAATCCTGGAGGATGTAAAGATCCCTGCGGCGGACCGGCTGGGGAACGAAGGGGAAGGTTTCAAAATCGCCATGAACACGCTGGACGGGGGACGGATCGGCATCGCCGCGCAGGCCATCGGGATCGCCCGGGCATCGCTGGAGGATGCGCTTGCCTATGCGAAGGAGCGGAAGCAGTTCGGCCAGCCGATCGCCGAATTCCAGGCGATCCAGTGGATGCTGGCGGACATGGCGACCGAGATCGACGCGGCGAGGCTCCTGGCCTACCGGGCGGCGTGGCTCAAGGACCGGAAAAGCCGGCACTCCAAGGAGTCCGCGATGGCGAAGCTGTACGCTTCGGAAACCGCCATGCGCGCCGGCGTGAAGGGGATCCAGATCCACGGAGGCTACGGGTACATCAAGGAATACCCGGCCGAGCGGCACTTCCGGGACGCGAAGATCACCGAGATCTACGAAGGAACATCGGAAATCCAGCGTCTGGTCATTGCCTCCGCGCTTCTCAAGGATTGAACGGAATGCGCTTCGATCTGACGGACGAACAGCAGCAAGTCCTCGATATGGTCCGGTCGCTCGCGCGGAAGTCTTTCGCGCCCAAAGCGGCGGAGATCGACGAAGCGGCCCGCTATCCGGAAGAGAACATGCGGCAGCTGGCCGAGCTGGGACTCCTCGGGATGCTCTACCCGGCGGCCTACGGAGGATCGGAGGCGGGCGCGCTGGCCTATAACGTCGCCCTCCGGGAGGTCGCCGGAGGATGCGCTTCCACGGCGGTCGGGATGGGCGTGACCAATATGGTCGGCGAGACCATCTGGCGGTTCGGAAACGAGGAGCAGCGAAGGAAATTCCTCCCCGGACTGGCGTCGTACGACATCCTGCTGGGGGCGTATGCTCTCACGGAGCCCTCGGCGGGATCCGATGCGGGAAGCCTGAAAACCGCCGCCGTCGAGGACGGCGACCACTACGTTCTCTCCGGGAACAAGGTCTTCGTTACCAACGGCGCCTACGCCGGGGTGACGATTGTCATGGCGGTGACGCAGAGGGAGCCGAGGAGGAT is from Deltaproteobacteria bacterium RBG_16_64_85 and encodes:
- a CDS encoding acyl-CoA dehydrogenase encodes the protein MVFDLTEEQRMIQEMARNFAQKEVLPKAAELDETGRYPGELVRQMAELGLMGVAVPEEYGGSGMDNICYAIAMEEIARACASTAVILSVNNSLVCDPLLKFGTEEQKTKYLVPLASGKKLGCFGLTEPGAGSDAGSQKTTAVRNSDHYVVNGTKNFITNAPEADTCILFAMTDKEKKHKGITAFILDMKLSGVSIGKHEKKMGIKASPTASVILEDVKIPAADRLGNEGEGFKIAMNTLDGGRIGIAAQAIGIARASLEDALAYAKERKQFGQPIAEFQAIQWMLADMATEIDAARLLAYRAAWLKDRKSRHSKESAMAKLYASETAMRAGVKGIQIHGGYGYIKEYPAERHFRDAKITEIYEGTSEIQRLVIASALLKD
- a CDS encoding crotonase, which translates into the protein MEYANLLVAVSDKIATITVNRPKSLNALNPATMRELSAAFEELAAREDAGVVLLTGAGEKAFVAGADISEMRHFTPVQALEFALFGQGVLERIERLPQPVIGVINGYALGGGCELAMACDLLIAADTAKFGQPEVGLGIIPGYGGTQRLPRLVGRNLAKELVLTGEMITAQRAYEIGLVNRVVRQPELMNAAREAAAKILSKGPVAVRAAKMAMNRGLDLDLSNACALEANAFAVGFSTADSAEGMTAFLAKRKAVFTGK